A window of the Cucurbita pepo subsp. pepo cultivar mu-cu-16 chromosome LG01, ASM280686v2, whole genome shotgun sequence genome harbors these coding sequences:
- the LOC111797516 gene encoding cucumisin-like produces the protein MSSSLIFKLVIFISFSGSLLASSLDSSDNDGRKVYIVYLGNKPEDSASTPSHHMRMLEEVVGSTFAPDALLHSYKRSFNGFVVKLTEEEAQKISAKEGVVSVFPNGKKHLHTTRSWDFMGFTKNVRRVKQVESNIVVGVLDSGIWPESPSFSDVGYGLPPAKWKGACQTSANFRCNRKIVGARAYRSDKSFPPEDIKSPRDSDGHGTHTASTVAGGLVNQASLYGLALGTARGGVPSARIAVYKICWSDGCYDADILAAFDDAIADGVDIISLSVGGNKPKYYFNDSIAIGAFHSMKHGILTSNSAGNDGPDYFTIRNFSPWSLSVAASSIDRKLVSKVQLGNKNVYQGYTINTFDLKGKQYPLIYAGNAPNVSGGFTGSSSRFCSRNSVDRNLVRGKILLCDSILSPSTFASFSGAVGVVMNDAGVKDNARSYPLPSSYLGPVAGNNIKTYMGSNKFPTATIFKSNTVNDTSAPLIVSFSSRGPNPETYDILKPDLTAPGVEILAAWSPIASVSSGVRDSRTTLYNIISGTSMSCPHATAAAVYVKTFHPSWSPAAIKSALMTTAIPLNPKLNPQAEFAYGAGHINPVKAVNPGLVYDAQESDYVRFLCGQGYTTAMVRRLSGDHSVCTRANSGRVWDLNYPSFALSSTPSESINQFFRRTVTNVGSKVATYRAKVLGVPRGLTISVNPPVLSFNAIGQKKSFTVTVRGGVNQPIVSAALLWTDGHHHVRSPITVYVVDKA, from the exons ATGTCTTCCTCTCTCATTTTCAAGCTGGTTATCTTCATCAGCTTCTCGGGTAGCCTGCTCGCTTCTAGCCTCGATTCTTCCGACAACGATGGCCGAAAG GTTTATATTGTGTACTTGGGGAACAAGCCTGAGGATTCAGCTTCCACTCCTTCACATCATATGAGAATGTTGGAGGAAGTGGTTGGCAG CACATTCGCTCCCGACGCGCTACTCCATAGCTACAAGAGAAGTTTCAATGGATTCGTCGTGAAGCTCACTGAAGAAGAAGCTCAAAAGATTTCGG CTAAGGAGGGTGTTGTCTCAGTGTTTCCAAATGGAAAGAAACATCTTCACACGACAAGATCGTGGGATTTCATGGGTTTTACTAAAAACGTTCGTCGCGTAAAACAAGTCGAAAGCAACATAGTCGTCGGAGTTTTGGACAGTGGAATTTGGCCAGAGTCTCCTAGCTTCAGCGACGTTGGTTATGGTCTTCCACCAGCCAAATGGAAGGGCGCTTGCCAAACCTCTGCCAACTTTCGCTGCAACag AAAAATCGTTGGAGCTCGAGCATACCGTAGCGACAAGTCGTTCCCTCCAGAAGACATCAAAAGTCCAAGAGATTCAGATGGTCATGGGACACACACTGCATCGACCGTGGCCGGTGGTCTCGTGAACCAAGCAAGTTTATATGGTCTTGCGCTTGGCACAGCTAGAGGAGGGGTCCCGTCTGCGCGCATTGCTGTGTATAAGATATGTTGGTCCGATGGGTGCTACGATGCCGATATTCTTGCAGCATTCGACGACGCAATTGCGGACGGTGTCGATATCATATCGCTATCGGTTGGGGGGAACAAGCCCAAGTATTACTTCAATGATTCAATTGCCATTGGAGCTTTCCACTCCATGAAGCATGGGATATTGACATCCAACTCCGCCGGGAACGACGGCCCTGACTACTTCACCATCAGGAATTTCTCTCCATGGTCTCTTTCTGTGGCTGCAAGCTCCATTGATAGAAAGTTGGTATCAAAAGTGCAGCTTGGCAACAAAAATGTCTATCAG GGATATACCATTAACACGTTTGATCTTAAAGGAAAACAATATCCGCTAATTTATGCTGGAAATGCACCCAATGTTTCTGGTGGCTTTACTGGCTCGAGCTCGAG ATTTTGTTCGAGAAACTCGGTGGATCGCAACTTGGTGAGGGGAAAAATCCTTCTTTGTGATTCCATATTGTCTCCTTCAACATTTGCTTCCTTCAGTGGTGCGGTCGGCGTTGTTATGAATGACGCTGGCGTGAAAGACAATGCAAGATCCTATCCCTTACCTTCTTCCTACCTCGGTCCGGTGGCCGGTAACAACATCAAAACCTACATGGGTTCAAACAA ATTTCCAACAGCAACCATTTTCAAGAGTAACACAGTGAACGATACATCTGCTCCTTTAATAGTTTCCTTTTCCTCCCGAGGACCCAATCCCGAAACCTACGACATTCTCAAG CCTGATTTGACTGCCCCAGGAGTCGAAATTCTCGCAGCTTGGTCACCCATTGCGTCGGTCTCTAGCGGAGTTAGAGATTCGAGGACGACGCTCTACAATATAATTTCAGGGACGTCGATGTCATGCCCACATGCTACTGCAGCTGCTGTGTATGTCAAAACATTCCACCCTTCATGGTCTCCTGCCGCCATCAAATCAGCTCTCATGACAACAG CTATTCCGTTGAACCCGAAGCTGAACCCACAAGCCGAGTTCGCGTACGGCGCAGGCCACATCAACCCAGTGAAAGCAGTGAACCCAGGGTTGGTGTACGACGCACAGGAAAGCGACTACGTTAGGTTCTTGTGTGGTCAAGGGTACACCACCGCCATGGTCCGCCGTCTCTCCGGCGACCACAGCGTCTGCACTCGCGCCAACTCCGGCCGAGTTTGGGACCTCAACTACCCTTCCTTCGCACTTTCTTCCACCCCATCAGAATCCATCAACCAATTCTTCAGAAGAACCGTCACAAACGTTGGGTCAAAGGTAGCCACATACAGAGCCAAGGTCCTTGGCGTCCCGCGTGGCCTGACCATCTCAGTCAACCCTCCGGTTCTTTCCTTCAACGCCATTGGCCAGAAGAAGTCCTTCACCGTGACGGTTCGTGGCGGTGTCAACCAACCCATTGTCTCTGCTGCTCTGTTGTGGACCGATGGGCATCACCATGTGAGAAGCCCCATCACCGTATATGTTGTGGATAAagcttaa